Part of the Limihaloglobus sulfuriphilus genome is shown below.
TTATAAATTTTTCAACAAGTTTTATATCTTTTATCCCCGGGCCTATCTCGAGGCTGCTCGAAGCGTCCACGCCGTCCGGCAGTGCCGCCTCACACGCCCGAGCCAGATTGTCCGGCCCAAGCCCGCCGGCAAGCAGAACCGCCCTTTTGCGGAACCGCTCTGGGATATGATAATTCCAGACCGTACCGTTGCCGCCGGGCAATTCGCCTTTTGAGCCTTCGATCAGATAAACATCCGCCGGATAATCAACCAAAGGCAGTGAATCGGGACGGAAAAATTTTATCACCTTTATGCCGGCACCCATTATTTCCCGGGCATCTTCGGCAGGTTCATTGCCGTGCAGCTGAACAGCCGCGAGTTTGAGATTCTGTGCGGTTTTTATAATCTTCGCCGGTGTCTCATTGACAAACACTCCCACACACGGCACTGGAGCCGCCGCATTAGCAATACGCCTGGCCAGCGATACATCCACATTTCGCGGGCTTGGCGGATAGAAAACGAGCCCGATCGCATCGGCTCCCGCCGCAGCGGTCAGCTCTGCCTGCCGCGGATGTGTTATGCCGCATATCTTCACAAAAAGTTTGTCGCTATTTCCTGTCATTTGACTCCCCGCAGTTCTCTTATAAACGCCGCCGGAACAGCCGAGCGGACAATACTCTCGCCGACAAGAAAGCAGTTCACTCCGCGTTCGAGATAGAAATCTATATCGGTACGTGCAAATATCCCGCTCGCAGCGACGGCAATACAATCGCCAGGCAGCTCTTTAGAAACCTGAGCAGCCACCTTAATATCTGTGTCGAAAGTCTTCAGGTCGCGGTTGTTTATGCCGACAATTTTAGCGCCGGCATTCAGGGCCTTTTCTGTCTCTGCTGCCTGGTGTACCTCAACGAGTGAATCCATACCCAGAGATTCTGTAAGCTGGATAAGGTCTTTTAAAAGCGGCCCTTCCAGGACGCGGACTATCAGCAGCAGGGCATTGGCGCCCATCATCTTCGACTCGTACACCTGATACTGGTCAAAGATGAAATCCTTTCGTAAAAGCGGTACATCAACCGCGCCGCGGACATCAGCGAAGTCCCTGGCACTGCCTTTGAAGAATTCGCTCTCTGTCAGTACCGAAATTGCCGCCGCACCGCCGCGTACGTATGAAAGGGCTGTTTTTTCCGGCTCAAGCTCAGGGCAGATATCACCCTTTGACGGCGATGCACGTTTTATTTCGGCAATAATCCGAACGCTGTCTTTTGCCGCGAGGCAGTCATAAAAACTGCTGCCCACCGCCGGCATTACAGATGCCATATCCTTTATTGCTTCCAGAGGCATGACAGCTTTCTGCGTCGCGACCTGTGCCCGGCGAGAGGCCATTATTGTTTCAAGTATGTTTTTTTCTCTGCTGCTCAATTTCTAATACCTGTATAAATCACAAATTGCCAGATTTCAGATTTCAAATTATATTTGACAGGATTTCTATTAATCTTGTCTATCTTGTTAATCCCGTCTATTAACTCTTAATTCTCCTGTGTATATCTTATTAACGCATCGAGTTTTGCCGCGGCGTTTCCTGTATCGATGGCTTCTTCTGCTAATTTAACGCCTTGGCTGATATTCTCTGCCTTGCCGGCGGCGGAGATCGCGGCTGCGGCGTTTATTACAACGACATTTCTCGCCGGGCCCTTTCTGCCGGAGTAAATATCCTTGATTATTTTAGCGTTTTCCGGTGCCTCTCCGCCTTTCAGGTCATCAAGGTCTGCCGCTTCGCCGAAAAACTGTTCTGGTAGAAGCTCGTAAGTCTTTACCATTCCATCTTTAAGCTCGCTGATGCGTGTCGCGTCACAAACGCTTATCTCGTCAAGCCCATCATGGCCGTGTACCACCGCGGCACTTCTGCAGCCGAGCAGTTTGAGTGCCTCGGCGAACATCTCTGTCAACTGCGGCGCGAACACACCGAGCACCTGATAATTTGCGCCGGCAGGGTTGGTCAGCGGCCCAAGCATATTAAAGATACTCCGTATGCCAAGCTCTTTACGGACGGGCATGGCGTATTTCATCGCGCCGTGAAACTTCGGGGCAAACATAAAGCCGATGCCGATCTCGTTTATCGCATCTTCTACCAGCTCCGGTTCCATTTCGAGGTTTACGCCCAGCTCCTCGAGCACATCAGCACTGCCGCATTTGCTGGAAATCGAGCGGTTGCCGTGCTTTGCGACGGTTATTCCTGCACCGGCAACGACAAACGCCGCCGCTGTCGAGATATTGAACGTGCCCGAAGCGTCTCCGCCGGTACCGCAGGTATCAACCACTACCGGCGAGATGACCTGGATCCGATGCGCCTTGCTCCGCATGGCACGTGCAGCGCCGGCAAGCTCGGCGAATGTCTCACCCTTGGTGCTCAGTGAGCTGATCAGGGCGGCGATCATTACCGGCGAGACCTCACCGGAAAGAATCGCCGATAGCATTTCAGCGGATTCTGTCTGGGTAAGGTCAGTTCTTGATGTTATCTTTTTCAAAAGCTCGTTTATCATTTTTATATGCTCAAATTTAAGATTTAAGATTTCAGATTTCAGATTTCAGATTGAGAAAATTCGTGAATTTTCTCTACACTATTGCCTTTTGCCTAATGCCTATTGCTTATCTATAATCTTCAAATAGTTTCTCAGTATCTTCATTCCCAGCGGGGTCATTATGGATTCAGGGTGAAACTGAATGCCCTCGATGGCAAATTCCTTGTGCCGGATGGCCATAATCTCGCCATCGTCGCTCTGGGCACTGACGGTGAAAACCTCCGGCAGCGTATCCCGCTCGGCAACAAGCGAATGGTACCGCATGGCCTGAAACGGTTTCTTAAAAGATTCGAAAACTCCCTGGGAGTCTGTAGTTATCTCAGAAGTCTTGCCGTGCATAATGCGTTTTGCACGGACGATTTTTCCGCCGAACGCCTGGGCAATCGCCTGGTGCCCCAGACATACGCCGAGAATCGCCGCCCTGCCGGCAAAATGTTTGATAACCTCCAGCGAGATTCCCGCACTGTCGGGATTGCCCGGCCCGGGTGAAATGACAATTCCCTCGGGCGAAAGAGCCTCGATCTCTTCGATTGTGGTCTGATCGTTGCGTTTTACGACAACCTCGCGTTCGAGCTTTCGCAGATACTGCACAAGGTTATATGTAAACGAATCGTAATTATCCAGCATAAATATCATAATTATATTCCAATTCTACGTTTATAGTTTACTGGTTTTTCCTCAAAAGCTCAAGTGCCTTCTGGACGGAGCCGGCCTTGTTCACTGTTTCTGTATATTCACTTTCCGGCACGGAGTCATACACTATCCCTGCGCCGGCCTGCACGGTGAGTTTTCCGTCTTCAATGCTTGCTGTTCGTATCGTGATGGCGAAATCCATATTCCCGCTGAAGCAGAAATACCCCACGCCGCCGCCGTAGGGCCCGCGGGGAGTGTCCTCCATTTCGGCGATTATCTCCATCGCCCGCACCTTGGGAGCGCCGGAGAGGGTGCCTGCGGGGAAGCTGCACCCGAACAGGTCAAAAGAATCGTAACCGTCTTCTATGTCACATGTTACATTTGACACCAGATGCATCACATGTGAATACCGCTCGACTACCATCAAATCCGTTACCTGCACAGTGCCGGTTTTTGCGACGCGGCCGAGATCATTGCGGCCCAGGTCAACCAGCATTATATGCTCAGCCCGCTCTTTTTCATCACGGAGAAGCTCATCAGCCAGCCGCCGGTCTTCCTGTTCGCTGCCTCCGCGCTGGCGTGTGCCGGCGATAGGCCGCAGGCTCGCCGTGCGGTTCTCAACACGCACCATTGTCTCGGGCGAAGAACCGATAAGCACCGTGCCGCCAAGATGAATAAAGTACATATATGGTGATGGATTTATGTAACGCTGTGCCTGATATAAAGATATAACGTCTTTGGGAGCGTCGCTGACAAACGGCTGGGAGATAACGCACTGTATAATTTCGCCCGCTTTGATTTGCTCTTTTACATATTCAACACGCTCTATAAATGTGTCTTTTTCGACAAGCGGTTTTAAAGTCATATCAGATTTGCCCTGTATCGGTGTGGAGTATTTATCCCTGCTCTC
Proteins encoded:
- a CDS encoding phosphoribosylanthranilate isomerase, which encodes MTGNSDKLFVKICGITHPRQAELTAAAGADAIGLVFYPPSPRNVDVSLARRIANAAAPVPCVGVFVNETPAKIIKTAQNLKLAAVQLHGNEPAEDAREIMGAGIKVIKFFRPDSLPLVDYPADVYLIEGSKGELPGGNGTVWNYHIPERFRKRAVLLAGGLGPDNLARACEAALPDGVDASSSLEIGPGIKDIKLVEKFINSAKNLKINVPLRRILI
- the trpC gene encoding indole-3-glycerol phosphate synthase TrpC, which gives rise to MSSREKNILETIMASRRAQVATQKAVMPLEAIKDMASVMPAVGSSFYDCLAAKDSVRIIAEIKRASPSKGDICPELEPEKTALSYVRGGAAAISVLTESEFFKGSARDFADVRGAVDVPLLRKDFIFDQYQVYESKMMGANALLLIVRVLEGPLLKDLIQLTESLGMDSLVEVHQAAETEKALNAGAKIVGINNRDLKTFDTDIKVAAQVSKELPGDCIAVAASGIFARTDIDFYLERGVNCFLVGESIVRSAVPAAFIRELRGVK
- the trpD gene encoding anthranilate phosphoribosyltransferase, translating into MINELLKKITSRTDLTQTESAEMLSAILSGEVSPVMIAALISSLSTKGETFAELAGAARAMRSKAHRIQVISPVVVDTCGTGGDASGTFNISTAAAFVVAGAGITVAKHGNRSISSKCGSADVLEELGVNLEMEPELVEDAINEIGIGFMFAPKFHGAMKYAMPVRKELGIRSIFNMLGPLTNPAGANYQVLGVFAPQLTEMFAEALKLLGCRSAAVVHGHDGLDEISVCDATRISELKDGMVKTYELLPEQFFGEAADLDDLKGGEAPENAKIIKDIYSGRKGPARNVVVINAAAAISAAGKAENISQGVKLAEEAIDTGNAAAKLDALIRYTQEN
- a CDS encoding anthranilate synthase component II yields the protein MIFMLDNYDSFTYNLVQYLRKLEREVVVKRNDQTTIEEIEALSPEGIVISPGPGNPDSAGISLEVIKHFAGRAAILGVCLGHQAIAQAFGGKIVRAKRIMHGKTSEITTDSQGVFESFKKPFQAMRYHSLVAERDTLPEVFTVSAQSDDGEIMAIRHKEFAIEGIQFHPESIMTPLGMKILRNYLKIIDKQ
- a CDS encoding anthranilate synthase component I family protein translates to MLLQTFPECNRFRELAENANVIPVCAEVLADTETPVSLLKRFYRGRGPVCLLESVEGGERWSRYSFLGISARATVQVYRDSVVINENGRMKTIPHGGKPLETLREIMKGYKPAQIPELPRFWGGLIGYFTYEAVSFFEPKIINKLPEDKPLASFMIPETVIIFDNIRKTMTVVSLAFKDANEDVDTLYHFAEERLKDTLSAIESRDKYSTPIQGKSDMTLKPLVEKDTFIERVEYVKEQIKAGEIIQCVISQPFVSDAPKDVISLYQAQRYINPSPYMYFIHLGGTVLIGSSPETMVRVENRTASLRPIAGTRQRGGSEQEDRRLADELLRDEKERAEHIMLVDLGRNDLGRVAKTGTVQVTDLMVVERYSHVMHLVSNVTCDIEDGYDSFDLFGCSFPAGTLSGAPKVRAMEIIAEMEDTPRGPYGGGVGYFCFSGNMDFAITIRTASIEDGKLTVQAGAGIVYDSVPESEYTETVNKAGSVQKALELLRKNQ